The following coding sequences are from one Phycisphaeraceae bacterium window:
- the asnB gene encoding asparagine synthase (glutamine-hydrolyzing), translating to MCGICGIVSSAGISPRSEAAVRAMTGTMTHRGPDGDGAFAAGPVRLAMRRLAIIDLTGGWQPLYNEDESLALVANGEVYNFVELRTALEARGHQFRTKSDCETVLHLYEEHGLDFVHHLRGMYAIALWDSRRKRLVIVRDRMGEKPVYLHERTAPGGAREIHFASEMKSLLSGGLIPFGLDPAGVHDFMHFQWVPEPRTAVAGVRKLPAGHMLIVDTDPWRVEQRCYWRMEDAPPIELRDGHTPGSLIREQLNHISELIIRSDVPVGVALSGGLDSSAIAALAAAKYPGTMHAFTVGYKGRPRQDERGMARELADHLRLPIHEIEVDVDEVVDTFPSLCGMRDDPIDDLAGHGYWAVSREARAHGVPVLLQGQGGDELFRGYPWVNAAMLASAQKAGLVGGSSGCGDPSLLKSLLPKGGTRNHLVDYAYSMAGAVQGWGRLMPDRGSPPEQLVFFNVHKTWQAGAYTAPRLYTPRFGERAIAHNPADFFTLPRPWLGGGFAGLGVAMTKLISEGYMLENGMAQGDRLAMANSVELRLPLVDYRLVETVIGLRKAHPDHQMPPKTWFKDAISDVVPEFVRNRRKRGFAPPWQEWGAALQTKYAPDLADGYLVGCGAMRAEVMARLVRPRGRFSPWRDALQKILVLEHWARAMSTAAASPIGEAALQSSGAAQER from the coding sequence ATGTGCGGGATCTGTGGGATTGTGTCGTCGGCGGGCATCTCGCCCCGGTCCGAGGCCGCGGTGCGCGCCATGACCGGCACCATGACCCACCGCGGCCCAGACGGCGACGGCGCCTTCGCCGCCGGCCCGGTCCGCCTCGCGATGCGGCGCCTCGCGATCATCGATCTCACCGGCGGCTGGCAGCCCCTCTACAACGAGGACGAGTCCCTCGCCCTGGTCGCCAACGGCGAGGTCTACAACTTCGTCGAACTGCGAACCGCCCTCGAGGCCCGCGGCCACCAGTTCCGCACCAAGAGCGACTGCGAGACCGTCCTGCACCTCTACGAGGAGCACGGCCTCGACTTCGTCCACCACCTCCGCGGCATGTACGCCATCGCCCTGTGGGATTCCCGCCGCAAGCGCCTCGTCATCGTCCGCGACCGCATGGGCGAGAAGCCGGTCTATCTGCACGAGCGCACCGCCCCCGGCGGGGCCCGCGAGATCCACTTCGCCTCCGAGATGAAGTCGCTGCTCAGCGGCGGTCTCATCCCCTTCGGACTCGATCCCGCGGGCGTGCACGACTTCATGCACTTCCAGTGGGTCCCCGAGCCGCGCACCGCCGTCGCCGGCGTCCGCAAACTCCCCGCCGGCCACATGCTGATCGTGGACACCGATCCCTGGCGCGTCGAGCAGCGCTGCTACTGGCGCATGGAGGATGCGCCCCCGATCGAACTCCGCGACGGCCATACCCCCGGCTCGCTCATCCGCGAGCAGCTCAACCACATCAGCGAACTGATCATCCGCTCCGATGTCCCCGTCGGCGTCGCCCTCAGCGGCGGGCTTGATTCCAGCGCCATCGCCGCCCTCGCCGCGGCCAAGTACCCCGGCACCATGCATGCCTTCACCGTCGGCTACAAGGGCCGCCCGCGCCAGGACGAGCGCGGCATGGCCCGCGAACTCGCCGACCACCTCCGCCTCCCCATCCACGAGATCGAGGTCGACGTCGACGAGGTCGTCGACACCTTCCCCAGCCTCTGCGGCATGCGCGACGACCCCATCGACGACCTCGCCGGCCACGGCTACTGGGCCGTCTCGCGAGAGGCCCGCGCCCACGGCGTCCCCGTCCTCCTCCAGGGCCAGGGTGGCGACGAACTCTTCCGCGGCTACCCCTGGGTCAACGCCGCCATGCTCGCCTCGGCCCAGAAGGCCGGCCTTGTCGGAGGCAGCAGCGGCTGCGGCGACCCCTCGCTCCTCAAGTCTCTCCTGCCCAAGGGCGGCACCCGTAACCACCTCGTCGATTATGCCTACTCCATGGCCGGCGCCGTGCAGGGATGGGGGCGTCTCATGCCCGACCGCGGCTCGCCGCCCGAGCAGCTCGTCTTCTTCAACGTCCACAAGACCTGGCAGGCCGGCGCCTATACCGCGCCGCGCCTCTACACGCCGCGCTTCGGTGAGCGGGCCATCGCGCACAACCCCGCCGACTTCTTCACGCTCCCGCGTCCATGGCTCGGTGGCGGCTTTGCCGGCCTGGGCGTCGCGATGACCAAACTGATCAGCGAGGGGTACATGCTCGAGAACGGCATGGCCCAGGGGGACCGCCTGGCGATGGCCAACTCCGTCGAACTGCGCCTCCCCCTCGTCGACTACCGCCTCGTCGAGACCGTCATCGGCCTTCGAAAGGCACACCCCGACCATCAGATGCCCCCCAAGACCTGGTTCAAGGACGCCATCTCCGATGTCGTGCCCGAGTTCGTGCGCAACCGCCGTAAGCGCGGCTTCGCTCCCCCCTGGCAGGAGTGGGGCGCAGCGCTCCAGACAAAGTACGCGCCGGACCTTGCCGACGGCTACCTCGTCGGTTGCGGAGCGATGAGGGCCGAAGTGATGGCCCGTCTGGTTCGCCCGCGGGGCCGCTTCAGCCCCTGGCGCGATGCGCTGCAGAAGATCCTCGTACTTGAGCATTGGGCCCGCGCGATGTCCACCGCGGCGGCCTCGCCCATCGGCGAAGCCGCTCTCCAGAGTTCGGGTGCAGCGCAGGAGCGGTAA
- a CDS encoding right-handed parallel beta-helix repeat-containing protein gives MPQAITTVSVKDYGATGDGATDDTVAINNALAKFNGVYFPPGTYMISDSLVIKSEQRLVGEGRSSVITKTKSAFSMIVADQVDDIVIERLALEGNEYGTDVFDSAGVYVSNSSRITIRGCYFRTFGQVQSPYVGAAIVCTNNSEYLLIDGNVISDGVGTTAGETTDILLYQNSGNAVISNNFCLSPNSQGISVNAASGDPKGRVSILGNISKNHTRHGIMIAYTTGLIPPLNTLVANNIVTNNGQSGIYMNSPNLPNRTGGGAVVIEANIVDQCCDVAPGDGTNGGIVINGAHGSILIANNLVRRIAESELVTTNVPGILVNDGSEPILIGNVVEKCRSGAAWFIRCDRLTVKDCVFRSNGDRQICISGEDTVNPESIIITGNRIIGDGVDSSGIYAVGWSEEVFTRVILSDNEIVGVGEGAAGTYGFTCDRPLVGVFTNNVIADHAVGVRFGTTISDATHGDLLFAQNTITRCTTGVSVNFSSSPDRYGFSLQNWYSGNTINVGGGTAARLKMATSIFPKKAYFDTAAPASGAWVVGDMVTNSAPTTGSPIGWMCTAAGSPGTWTAMPNL, from the coding sequence ATGCCACAGGCGATTACAACGGTGAGTGTAAAGGACTACGGCGCTACAGGCGATGGTGCGACAGACGATACAGTTGCCATCAACAACGCGCTCGCCAAGTTCAATGGTGTGTACTTTCCTCCCGGCACCTACATGATCAGCGACAGTCTGGTCATAAAGAGCGAGCAGAGGCTGGTCGGCGAGGGGCGCTCATCGGTAATAACGAAAACCAAATCAGCCTTCAGCATGATCGTTGCTGATCAGGTCGATGATATTGTTATTGAACGGCTCGCCCTTGAAGGCAATGAATACGGAACGGATGTATTTGATTCGGCAGGGGTATACGTCAGCAACAGCAGTCGTATCACAATACGCGGGTGCTACTTCCGAACATTCGGCCAAGTCCAGTCGCCGTATGTCGGCGCGGCGATTGTCTGTACAAACAACTCAGAGTATCTGTTGATAGATGGCAATGTTATCAGCGACGGAGTAGGCACAACCGCCGGGGAGACAACTGATATACTGCTGTATCAGAATAGTGGCAATGCAGTGATTTCCAACAATTTCTGTCTAAGCCCAAACTCTCAAGGGATTAGTGTTAACGCCGCATCCGGCGACCCTAAAGGGCGCGTTTCCATTCTCGGGAACATCTCGAAGAATCACACGCGACACGGGATTATGATCGCGTACACTACCGGCCTGATACCGCCGCTGAATACGCTTGTAGCCAACAATATAGTGACAAACAACGGCCAATCCGGCATATACATGAACTCGCCAAATCTGCCAAACAGAACGGGTGGAGGTGCGGTGGTTATCGAGGCAAATATCGTGGATCAGTGCTGTGACGTTGCCCCGGGTGATGGCACAAATGGCGGTATTGTAATCAATGGCGCTCACGGCTCTATCCTGATCGCAAACAACCTGGTCCGAAGAATCGCGGAAAGCGAGTTGGTCACGACAAATGTGCCCGGGATTCTGGTCAACGATGGCTCGGAACCCATACTGATTGGCAATGTTGTTGAGAAGTGCAGGAGTGGGGCGGCATGGTTTATTCGTTGCGACCGGCTTACTGTGAAGGACTGTGTGTTCCGGTCTAATGGCGACAGACAGATTTGTATATCTGGAGAGGACACAGTAAATCCAGAGAGTATTATTATTACTGGAAATAGAATAATTGGAGATGGAGTGGATTCGTCTGGCATTTATGCAGTTGGCTGGAGCGAGGAAGTATTTACTCGCGTCATCCTGTCGGACAACGAGATCGTCGGCGTGGGGGAAGGGGCGGCTGGCACGTACGGGTTTACCTGCGATCGACCACTGGTGGGAGTGTTCACTAATAATGTAATTGCAGATCATGCGGTAGGCGTACGATTCGGCACAACAATATCAGATGCTACGCACGGCGACCTGTTGTTTGCTCAGAACACGATTACTCGATGCACCACGGGCGTTAGTGTGAATTTCTCGTCTAGCCCTGACAGATATGGATTCAGTCTACAGAACTGGTATAGTGGAAACACCATCAATGTGGGAGGAGGCACGGCAGCAAGGCTGAAGATGGCGACGTCGATATTCCCGAAGAAGGCGTACTTTGATACCGCGGCCCCCGCATCCGGTGCGTGGGTGGTCGGCGATATGGTGACGAATAGCGCACCCACCACCGGATCCCCGATTGGCTGGATGTGCACCGCCGCGGGCTCGCCTGGCACATGGACCGCGATGCCAAATCTATGA
- a CDS encoding class I SAM-dependent methyltransferase — translation MASDLDRLYSQYYSTARELEWYAICAEDKAQNIRDLCSAVPHSSIIEIGAGDGAILNLLDAQGFGERLHALEISESGLEAFGKKSWQRLVEVKRFDGYHAPYPDDAFDLAILSHVVEHVEHPRMLLYEAARIARHVFVEVPLECHSGNTHLRRDFVLDSTGHINFYNADLIRLLLQTSGLRVLDQKVSIQSPKVYAFASGAKGRVRHAIKSTLLRLAPRLAQRRFTYHCSVVCARATEGMGAKPVSG, via the coding sequence ATGGCAAGTGATCTTGATCGTCTGTATTCCCAGTACTATTCGACCGCGCGGGAGCTCGAGTGGTATGCAATATGCGCCGAGGACAAAGCCCAGAACATCCGTGATCTGTGCAGCGCGGTGCCTCATTCCTCGATCATCGAGATCGGGGCTGGGGACGGCGCGATCCTGAACCTGCTTGACGCCCAGGGGTTTGGGGAGCGGCTGCACGCGCTCGAGATTTCGGAGTCCGGGCTGGAGGCTTTCGGCAAGAAATCCTGGCAGCGGCTTGTGGAGGTCAAACGGTTTGACGGGTATCACGCGCCGTACCCGGACGACGCGTTCGACCTTGCCATCCTGAGTCACGTCGTCGAGCACGTCGAGCACCCACGGATGCTGCTGTACGAGGCCGCGCGGATCGCCAGGCACGTCTTTGTCGAGGTGCCGCTGGAGTGTCACTCGGGCAACACCCACCTGCGGCGCGACTTTGTGCTCGACTCAACGGGCCACATCAATTTTTACAACGCTGACCTGATCCGCCTGTTGCTTCAAACATCGGGGCTGCGGGTGCTCGACCAGAAGGTCTCGATCCAGTCGCCGAAGGTGTACGCGTTTGCAAGCGGGGCAAAGGGACGCGTGCGGCACGCCATCAAGAGCACGCTGCTCCGCCTGGCCCCACGGCTGGCCCAGAGGCGGTTCACCTATCACTGCTCGGTGGTGTGCGCTAGGGCAACGGAAGGGATGGGCGCCAAACCCGTGTCGGGCTGA